The Lacerta agilis isolate rLacAgi1 chromosome 16, rLacAgi1.pri, whole genome shotgun sequence genomic sequence ttaaaaagaaaacttgtaaGCCCCTTCTCATCAGTACAAGTTACAAACTTGTTTTTGAAAACTAGTGATAGCAGAGACCTTCCAGAGGCTGAGTTCTGTCCCACTGCCATATTCTACACTTGCATGGATATTATTATGGGATACATACAGCACTTATCTCTATGTGCTCTTCCATTCCTTTTCCACTCCACTCCAATCCTCAACATCAAAATTGGAAAAAGAGAAACCAGTGGGAGGGAGACACATAATGACTGTCTCTAGTGGCCATTTACCACTTCCATATGagctaataaaaaatattataggaGTCAAGAGCCACAAAATGTCTTAAGCCATTCTTCAAGCACTAGTAAAAGATTAGAAAGGCAAACTCCGGCTGTGAAATGATAAAGTAATAATACACCAATAGGGAAGTGCAATGggcttttgtggggagggaaacCCCGACTTCCATGATATACAAATACTAGAACTCAGAGGCAGAAGGTTTGAAATTACAGATGGAAAAATAGAAACCACAGATGAATCAGTGTGTTATTTGTAGTGCCATTCTCCAAATGCAAgaatccgtgtgtgtgtgtcttatatatctacacacacagagaagaTCAGATGCTTCACTCTCTTAACCCTTGATCCAAGTGAGGCAGCCATCTTCAGTATTTTAAACGCACAACTATCTGGATGCTTAAATCCTTTTCAGGGCTAGATTCACCAGAACTGAGTCATTCTCCTCAGGTAGGGGGAGGGAAAGGTCCATTTCCACTCTCTTCCCACATTCTTGGATTTCTCCGCTACGTCTGCTCCATTCAAGAGTCCAAAGTTCATGGGGGAATTCGGTTACAGAACCGTCAGAGGCTGGAATGTGGCAGCCACAACCAATGACACTCAGGGTCTCTTCTGAATCATGGTAACAGCCTTCTGAAGTTGCTCTCCTGGCACGAGCTGAAGAGTATCCAGGGCGTGAATCAGCTGCTCCCGGGAATTGCCAATGAAAGTGTTGCTAAGGAAAGCTGGGAGCCCCCCAACGCCATTGTGCAGGGTATAGAGGGGGACACGGATGAGCCCCATCACCTGAagccacagaggaagggaaatcaGGTCAAAAATGTCCTTCTGaacccttccctcctctcctcccccaggaGGAACCAGGAGTATGTGAGTTCAGCAAGAGTACAGAATATCATATTTGGCCACACAATTCAGCTGCCTGAAGATTTCAACTTCCTTTAAATAACAACATCAGTTTCTAATCCCCGTGGTTTCCAAATATTTTGGGGCAAAACCTGGTCAAATCTCAGGAACCAAAGAAGGTGCTGAGTGATCAGAGATGGGGCTTCAGCTCCCTGCATAGCTCTTTCTTCCACTCCATGACTATTAAggccagaataaattatgcaaaactgggaagggggaaaataGATGAGAAAATTGTTCAAATTAAGAAAATCAGCATAATTCTTCTTAATTCACGTAATTCAGGCAAGCTGCAGAATTTGAACGATTCTGGGGGGAAACTGGCATTATCTTGGCCCAGAAATTCATAAATACTTAATGCAGGATACATACACCAGCCCAGTGTGTGGCAGTCCCCAAACCAGACAAGACCAGCCACACCCTACCCTattgggtaggcaacctaaggcccatgggctggatgcggcccaatcgccttctcaatccggcccacggacagtctgggaatcagcatgtttttacatgagtagaatgtgtgcttttatttaaaatgcatctctgggttatttgtggggcataggaattccttcattcccccccccccaccaaaaaaatatagtctggcccaccacatggtctgagggatggtggaccagccagacagctgaaaaaggttgctgaccccgcCCTACCCTGTATTTTCCACACCTCTAAGCCGTGTTCCTTTGCCTGAGTGGCCCCGTCTTCTAGGGTCCGGAGCTCCTCCAGGCTAAGCTGCTTGGCGTAAAAGTGCGTCACTACTTGCCGTGGCCCCTGGGGCGCATGGGAGCTCAAGTAGTGGTCCTCGGCCATGCGCAGCGAGGCAGCGCCAGGGCCCAACTCTTCATGCAGCTCCCTATTCAGACCCTCCTCCAGAGACACATCCTGCGGGTCCACAAATCCACCGGGAAATCCCAGGCGCCCATCGAACCGCATCTGCATCTGCAAAGGGAACAGACAAAGCAGTGCTTTGGGTCTCTTAAAGCAGCTGGATAGGACTTTGGATTTATGAAATGGTGGGCTGGATTTGGGGTCCTGCCCTTATTATTTAATTACTGCATTTATAgctcatctttcctccaaggagctcaagtttgCATACATCATCCTCCAAAccctcattttatccttacaacaatgctgtgaggtaggttgtCTGGACGTGCCCTAAGATAGCTCTAAAACATACCCAGTTCCATCTGCCATTCAGTAACACTTAACCTTCACCTTTTTCAATTTCTGGGTCTCCTGTTCTTCATCATCACCTGCAAATTTCTCTAGTACAGTTCCGCCTTTTGCAGAAGGCTTTCAACATCCCTACTCACTGAAATTGTTGGAACTGTATTTACTGGTGTGCTCCAGCAAAGGTCATTTGTTACAAAGGTAACTAACTCCACACTCTTTActtttctcctccattcccagtacatgggacaggtgcatattcctgcattgcagggggttggactagatgatcctcagggtccctatgattctatgtattgccccccccctttggcaaGGTTGCTTGCCCTTCCCTTTGACACAGAAGTGCTCTCGAGGggttgccctcatgtcctgctttatAGTTAGACTTGCTAGAAAAGGCTGAGAAAGGAAATTACTGTATTGGCAACTGTTAGTTTTTCTTGCCAATCTCACTTGGATCCCTAATGCAGCCCACAGGTTGACAGAGGTCAAGTGCAAACTGGTTTCTTCTCAACAGACAATAACCGTCATTTTATTGATGGCTCATCTGTCTTAATGAGATAACAGCCCACCTCCCCACCCACTTCAAACTCATCAAAATCAATCCCACTGTTTATACCAGGAGTTCTGAGACAGCACTGTTTAATTTCTAAAATACATGCCTCAAAATCACATCTTCTGGCACATAACTTTTGCCCCCTAAAGCTTAATTATCACTGTTGTTaaacttggggggagggggctatcAAAAAGAAGGCTAGGCTAGTCACCTCCCCTGCCAGGTCACTATtctaagtggggttttttttagcagaTGAGCATTCAGTCCTGTGGCCTGGGAGCAAAGGTCCAGGACCCCAGCTCAGCTCCAGGAACAGGAGGGCCCTCAAAAGCAACACGACTGCCTTACCACAGGTTTAAGTTACCGGTAAATAATACACGTTGCCATCTAAGAAGCAAGGACGGAAGTCCGgaatctaaaattacctaagTGCAGCACCAGTGATTCAATCACACCTGCCTCAAACTGCAGCCTCAATAAATATTGGTTGCAGCCATAAGCCATTGTAAGCCAGAACAATGGGCACGCTAAAATCTAACAAATTTGTCGTGGCACAATAAATGCGTTACTCTTCAAGCCTCTTCGTCGCTTCCTGCGGCAACAGATTCACAACGCTGCTCCTCTGACAAATAGGCCTAACAAGCGCAGGAACCATTCACGATTTAAtttctatcccgccctcccttccaaaGCAGCCCGTGGCGTGAACGAAAGGCCACATCCAGGGACACCTGGGTTTTCGTTCAAGGCAAGCAGCCCTGACGTTAAAAACGGGTCGCGGGACTGCTGAGCTTTGAGCAAGCCAACCGTGGTATGCAAACGCCCATTTCTtaatgcgtgggggggggggttactcttCCTGCTAACCGGCAGatctccacctcttccccccccccgctcatttCTCACCAGCGCTGCGAACCGCAGCGGGAACTTCCCGAAGAGGCGTCCGGGGCAAGGTGCGTACAGGAGGGCATGGCAAGCGTGCTGCCAGTCGGGCGGCGCGAGCTGCAGCGCTTCGGCCCTGCTCAGAGCCCGGTACTCGCCCATCGGCCGAGCCTGTTACCGACGACCCCTAACTTAGAACCCCTCAGCTTCCGATTTCCACCAGCTGTGCGGCCGCCGCTCCCGCAGAGGAAAACAGACAAATATAGATCAGAGGCACCGCGCCTCCAATCAGCGCGCACCGAACTTTCTTTGCGGCCAATCAGAGGCTCTGGAGGAGGAAAGCGTACAACGTGCAGGCGCGCGGGGTCTCCCCATTCATGCAGCTCAGCGGCGGTGGCCGCGCGAGGGCGCTTTCTTGCATTGCTCCTGCGAAACCTTGCGATGCGATGCAGGTGCCCGTTGCCTTTCCTCACCTGCTTCCTAGGAACAACCcctcatgcacacgaaagctcataccaagaacaaacttagttggtctctaaggtgctactggaaggaatttttattttttattttgttttgactatggcagaccaacacggctacctacctgtaactgggtctATACAGAAGTCCTCCCAATTAGTTTAGGTGGACATGGGGAGGGGGcgtcctctccctcttctctaaTATGAGGCTGTACCTGATTTCAAACTCCAGACACAGGCTATTCCACCCTTCAGGGAAAGACTTCTCTTGAAGCCCCTATGCTCCAAGCATCTTTGAGTGGGTTTTCAAATTGCAGGGTACAAATGCCCTatgcaggcccaaacagagggggggtgtcatatgggccacttgtcctgggcctccgattccaaagggggcctcggtcagcatattcacaatcgctcaccattatttaaatgtaaatacttaaaataatccttttccctatgtatttttaaaaagcactattatttatatacttacttatttataagacttcggagatccccagggtaaaaaaagtggggggggcacattatctacctgacccgggcctctgcctggctctgcaagggcctgatcCATAGTAGACAAATGTTGCTtgtatgtagatagatagatagataaatagatagatagcttTAACAGTTTCTTAGCATTTTCTTAAAGCGATAGGCTATCCATTTTGGGGCCCTGGGGCCCCTCCTACAAGGAGAACCTCCAAAAAAGCACACTGTGGAGGAGAGTTTCCTGGCTCCCTCTCAAAGAATTCAAACTCAGGCTGCAGTGtctaccaaaatctttaatgctccGATCAGTGCGATACATGggcaaaatgccattaaaaggcaCGGCAGGTGCTACACATAGCCAAGCAAGCAAAGACATGGATCCAGGAATGACATATAGCCCAGCTTAGGAGCGAACTCctcttaagccccccccccaatacatatGAGGGGGCCAGGGAGCAcacccccccaagttgatgggcattgccatttaatggtgtgtgccgtgtcatgtgaCTATGTAGGACAGGGCTTACTGCCCCCCCTGCCCATATTTCACTAAAGTTGGCACCGCAGCAAACCTACCCTGTTATTAGGGAGTGGTGCCGGTACTAATTTCTCACCCATGCGCAATGATCCtatgttgaaaacaaacacatttgtatccactgtatcaatgcgccaagggacttttttatgtgtcattatgactgacaggtggtggaaggagcgagccagagtctagtgagtgagactgtccctggctGTAATATTGGTTTTAGCCTCTCACTGGTCAGAGCTGAAGTTgttatttacaactttaaaaagagatacaacaAATGTTCACTTGTCATCTCCACAGTTGGCAATTGTAAATGTTGCttgtagatatagatagatagatagatagagagatagatagatagataaagagatagatagatagcttaaTTCAGTAACTCCCTAAAAACTGTTAGGagaggcaatacattttaaattaaaaggaaacggaaagaaaatagaagtccaacaaagaattaatcataataaaacagggaCAGTAGATTGTGGACAGATGATGGACTTTGAGAaagcccccaaaagaaagcttagccaaatttaaactgaaaTCTCATGaaaataccaagatgaagattttaaagagaatcaagaaaagcagatacacctgatgactagaaaagccaagggaaaactaAGACAAATGAAGGAACGTGAG encodes the following:
- the NUDT16 gene encoding U8 snoRNA-decapping enzyme is translated as MGEYRALSRAEALQLAPPDWQHACHALLYAPCPGRLFGKFPLRFAALMQMRFDGRLGFPGGFVDPQDVSLEEGLNRELHEELGPGAASLRMAEDHYLSSHAPQGPRQVVTHFYAKQLSLEELRTLEDGATQAKEHGLEVMGLIRVPLYTLHNGVGGLPAFLSNTFIGNSREQLIHALDTLQLVPGEQLQKAVTMIQKRP